The Vibrio tasmaniensis genome includes a region encoding these proteins:
- a CDS encoding ABC transporter ATP-binding protein: MLKGVDLKYLKHFFKFAKKYKRSAIFGIAMLPLSVITSLLFPWLIIQVIDVHLSHGDMDGLLEYVFYLVAVLVVSYVVDTTYSYNLRKTGQYTITDMRSVLFARVLKLPRRYFDNTPIGVTLSRLTSDLETIGETFVQSVVGLVKDSINTIALLVMMFFIDWQLTMIVLIIMPPVMYLTVYVRNRLRELYKVTRSSLARGIGFLQEVLFGMKTVQMYRAEEQVEQRYQGYTDEFLRAQKKINKYDAILFSFISGITSITIAIMIWYGSEQVIEGALTLGVLIAFINTLEKVFVPIRDFTSQIASIQSSFAAFDHIEELFVEPTEEEGRNLLPSNKVEKQLEQFVSLEFKNVSFRYKDDSPYVLKNVSFVLKKGHQIALVGSTGSGKSTVLRLISKTYQDYEGSILLNGIELSQISSEDSAHLFSMMMQDVHLFEETIQFNIALGKTHLSRIEVEQAARYVYADKFIEQLPQSYDFYLEKNGSNLSVGQTQLISFARAVAQGGQLMMLDEATSSVDSITEDLIQKAMQRLFKEKTVIAIAHRLSTVRHSDSILVLEKGEIVEQGNHQQLIAHNGIYAGLLEESVVEGIEC, from the coding sequence ATGTTAAAAGGTGTTGATCTCAAGTACCTCAAGCACTTTTTTAAGTTTGCTAAGAAATACAAACGCTCTGCGATTTTTGGCATTGCTATGCTTCCGCTCTCTGTCATTACAAGCCTATTGTTTCCTTGGCTGATCATTCAAGTGATCGACGTTCATTTAAGTCATGGTGATATGGATGGACTGCTCGAATATGTCTTCTATCTAGTTGCTGTGTTAGTGGTTAGTTATGTGGTGGATACCACCTATTCGTATAATCTACGTAAAACGGGGCAGTACACGATAACCGACATGCGTTCAGTGCTGTTTGCTCGCGTACTTAAACTGCCGCGCCGTTATTTTGATAACACACCGATTGGCGTCACGCTTTCACGACTCACCAGCGACTTGGAAACCATCGGCGAGACGTTTGTTCAATCGGTTGTTGGTCTAGTGAAGGACAGTATTAACACCATTGCTCTGTTGGTAATGATGTTCTTCATTGATTGGCAATTAACGATGATTGTTTTGATTATAATGCCGCCGGTGATGTATTTGACGGTGTATGTGAGAAACCGACTTCGTGAACTGTACAAGGTTACTCGTTCTTCGCTCGCTCGTGGTATTGGCTTTTTACAAGAAGTCTTATTTGGTATGAAAACCGTTCAGATGTACCGAGCGGAAGAGCAAGTAGAACAGCGTTACCAAGGCTATACCGATGAGTTTTTAAGAGCGCAGAAGAAGATCAATAAATACGATGCGATTTTGTTCTCGTTTATCTCTGGCATCACCTCTATCACCATCGCAATTATGATCTGGTATGGATCTGAGCAAGTGATAGAAGGGGCACTCACCTTGGGTGTGCTAATTGCGTTCATCAACACCTTAGAGAAAGTGTTTGTACCGATCCGCGACTTTACTTCGCAGATTGCTTCGATTCAGAGTTCATTTGCAGCGTTTGACCATATTGAAGAGCTGTTTGTTGAGCCGACTGAAGAAGAAGGGCGTAATTTACTGCCATCTAACAAGGTTGAAAAACAGCTCGAACAGTTTGTGAGCCTAGAGTTTAAGAACGTGAGCTTCCGTTACAAAGACGACTCTCCATATGTTCTAAAGAATGTCTCGTTTGTATTGAAGAAAGGGCATCAAATCGCGCTTGTAGGTTCGACGGGGTCAGGTAAGTCGACGGTTCTGCGTCTGATCTCTAAAACCTACCAAGACTATGAAGGCAGCATTTTGTTGAATGGAATAGAGCTGTCACAGATTTCAAGCGAAGACTCTGCTCATTTGTTCTCAATGATGATGCAAGATGTGCACTTGTTTGAAGAGACAATCCAATTCAATATCGCGCTGGGTAAAACGCATCTATCTAGAATTGAGGTTGAACAGGCGGCGCGCTATGTGTACGCCGATAAGTTTATTGAACAATTGCCACAAAGCTATGACTTCTATTTGGAAAAGAACGGCTCCAACTTGTCTGTGGGGCAAACACAGCTTATTTCGTTCGCTAGAGCGGTTGCTCAAGGTGGACAACTGATGATGCTTGATGAAGCAACTAGCTCGGTGGATTCAATCACCGAAGACCTGATTCAAAAAGCAATGCAGCGTCTGTTTAAGGAAAAAACTGTGATTGCGATTGCACACCGTTTGAGTACTGTTCGCCACTCAGACTCGATTCTTGTGTTGGAAAAGGGTGAAATTGTTGAACAAGGTAACCATCAACAGTTGATAGCACACAATGGAATTTATGCAGGGTTGTTGGAAGAGTCGGTGGTTGAAGGAATCGAGTGTTAA
- a CDS encoding ABC transporter ATP-binding protein yields MNKRQFVAHYLRMNRPSYLLAIVFIFLVNWLQVEIPRYIQLAIDLIEDASTTGHQQLQTYVWIVVGMSVAMVVVRILSRIYALNPGRITEAALKSTLLQKLNRLPSSFHERFASGRLISIMNNDLSGIRLMFGVGFLQFFNALLALSLTPLYMWRISPELTLYSIIPISIAFVIFRVGFKRMKILHLEHMKRLQNLSAQLMSYLSGIDLIKSQQMSPWVKAETEKLNQLLLECRLKITRIQVFFMPVLDYANDLMKIIILGLGGYMLMRQELTLGEITAFLTYSVLLAMPLMQLGRIATIYQRGMVGIQSVQTILNAKIPELDEVKLTELDVESLKGKTFSIRNLSFSYSGEERLILDDISFDIPAGKKVGVLGGIGAGKTTLVNCLNHHLDVPQGSIFFGERDVTSFSRSDLRRYVKTVTQDPYLFSATVEDNIRFGSLGTDLAKSQVDEVLELSQLAGDVTRFEHGDQTLVGEKGIMLSGGQKQRLSIARSLLQPTDLIIMDNVLSAVDYETERKILEGLFKRLENQSVLVVSHRVNALEYMDEIIVLNEGKVIAKGDHATLLKTCDYYYDTWQLQQNETEAAAC; encoded by the coding sequence ATGAATAAAAGACAGTTTGTTGCCCACTATTTGCGCATGAATCGCCCCTCGTACTTACTGGCGATTGTGTTCATTTTTCTCGTTAACTGGTTACAGGTAGAGATCCCTCGTTATATCCAACTTGCCATCGATCTTATTGAGGATGCTTCAACAACGGGCCATCAGCAGCTTCAAACCTATGTTTGGATCGTGGTCGGTATGTCGGTTGCCATGGTGGTGGTGAGAATTCTGTCTCGTATCTATGCGCTTAATCCGGGGCGAATTACAGAAGCAGCGCTCAAAAGCACACTTCTGCAAAAGCTGAATCGCTTACCGAGCAGTTTTCATGAACGTTTTGCATCGGGGCGGCTAATTTCAATCATGAATAATGACCTTAGCGGCATCCGACTGATGTTTGGTGTGGGGTTTCTTCAGTTTTTCAACGCGTTACTCGCGTTATCGCTGACACCTCTTTATATGTGGCGTATATCACCAGAACTCACACTGTATTCGATTATTCCTATCTCAATCGCTTTTGTGATTTTCCGAGTGGGCTTCAAGCGTATGAAAATACTGCATTTAGAACACATGAAACGTCTACAAAACTTGTCTGCTCAGCTAATGAGTTACCTGTCTGGGATTGACTTGATTAAGAGCCAGCAGATGTCACCTTGGGTCAAAGCTGAAACTGAAAAGCTTAATCAGTTATTACTTGAATGCCGCCTTAAAATTACACGTATTCAAGTCTTCTTTATGCCAGTACTCGACTACGCCAATGACCTGATGAAAATCATCATTCTAGGGCTTGGTGGCTACATGCTAATGAGACAAGAGCTAACCCTAGGTGAGATTACCGCCTTTCTGACTTATTCGGTTTTGTTGGCAATGCCATTGATGCAATTAGGCAGAATCGCGACCATTTATCAGCGTGGAATGGTAGGCATTCAAAGTGTACAAACCATTCTTAATGCCAAAATTCCAGAGCTTGATGAAGTTAAGCTCACTGAGCTAGATGTTGAATCGCTGAAGGGAAAAACGTTTTCTATTCGCAACCTCAGTTTCAGCTATTCAGGTGAAGAGCGCCTGATTCTCGATGACATCAGCTTTGACATTCCAGCAGGTAAGAAAGTGGGTGTGCTAGGCGGGATCGGAGCGGGTAAAACGACATTAGTGAATTGCTTGAACCATCATTTGGATGTGCCACAAGGTTCTATTTTCTTTGGCGAAAGAGATGTCACTAGCTTCTCTCGCAGTGATTTGCGCCGTTACGTGAAAACCGTGACGCAAGACCCTTACCTGTTTTCAGCAACCGTTGAAGACAATATCCGCTTTGGTAGCTTAGGTACTGACTTGGCAAAGAGTCAGGTTGATGAAGTGCTAGAGCTCAGCCAGTTGGCCGGTGACGTGACACGTTTTGAGCATGGAGACCAAACCTTAGTCGGTGAGAAAGGGATCATGTTGTCGGGTGGTCAGAAACAGCGCTTGAGCATTGCGCGATCTTTATTGCAACCCACCGACCTGATCATCATGGATAACGTTCTATCGGCTGTCGACTATGAAACAGAACGTAAAATTTTAGAGGGCTTGTTTAAACGCTTGGAAAATCAATCGGTACTTGTGGTTTCACACCGTGTTAATGCCCTTGAATATATGGATGAAATTATCGTGTTGAACGAAGGTAAGGTGATTGCGAAGGGCGACCACGCGACGTTATTGAAAACGTGCGATTACTATTACGATACATGGCAGTTACAGCAAAATGAAACGGAGGCAGCAGCATGTTAA
- a CDS encoding LruC domain-containing protein yields MKYKQVIYLMTAVVSVPTYATTVDLDFSNHVEATNGSSSWAGPTYDGASMHFLNVGSHDGKTIDAKVSSSVFGDATFLFHAPNYKVGAIQPSGDIGFLYQTNSAGSAGLTYTFEFYDGTDGLSGTFSVPYTLPEFDMIGYDIDGEPVQSEQVRVFKSEGFYSYQLGSASASLTAEESADGTSVLFTGPGTNYSETDTSGAVKFTYKNTSIVTLQFETVTSSGSSFPNPIFSAFDGNWDLSGFTTPIESSDESDFGDAPDSYGTLQASNGAEHAISSTLYLGASVDADTDGQPGASSNGDDLDVGGNDDDGIALLTNFEIGLDSLINVNVVGSGYLQAWADWDMNGSFEDDEQILKNHSVVDGSQVVPIRVGDDAVVGSVQTRFRLASSPNIPSDGYVGDGEVEDYVFNVTDLGTTVQHSNYYTAAFEDNWPEVGDFDLNDVVVYYRTTILSKDDAVLRMDITGTIMAYGASYGNGLGWKLDGFDESDVDLQTARVQKNGATRVNISPFTGEDKSVASQGGDLVVVASLNLKNDLPINGECMFHRTNPSCSPTLEAEQMTFSISLPFASGSEPTVSSLMPLSGFDPFIFGAGAGYYHGDSFSTPPGKDLEIHTADFPPTSRGTLVSDFYGIAQDDSDPSSDKYYRTTQNMPWGILISSPWNHPSEYIDVSEVYPEFAEWATSGGASKPTWYQNPNADKTWSTED; encoded by the coding sequence ATGAAATACAAGCAAGTTATTTATCTTATGACGGCAGTGGTCAGTGTTCCTACTTACGCGACGACCGTGGATTTGGACTTTTCAAATCATGTAGAGGCGACGAACGGCAGCAGTTCATGGGCTGGGCCAACCTACGACGGGGCTTCGATGCACTTCCTCAATGTTGGATCGCATGATGGGAAAACAATAGATGCCAAAGTGTCTAGTAGTGTGTTCGGTGATGCGACATTTCTGTTTCATGCTCCCAACTACAAAGTTGGCGCAATACAACCCTCAGGAGATATTGGTTTTCTATATCAAACTAACTCTGCGGGCTCTGCAGGCCTAACCTATACGTTTGAATTCTATGATGGTACGGATGGCCTGTCAGGTACGTTCTCAGTACCTTATACACTTCCCGAATTTGACATGATTGGTTACGACATTGATGGCGAACCCGTGCAGTCGGAGCAAGTCAGAGTGTTTAAAAGTGAAGGCTTCTACAGCTATCAACTTGGTAGTGCAAGCGCGAGTTTAACGGCGGAAGAGAGTGCTGATGGAACGTCGGTGCTATTCACCGGGCCAGGTACGAACTATTCCGAAACCGACACCTCCGGGGCTGTAAAATTCACCTACAAGAATACCTCGATTGTAACTCTACAATTTGAAACGGTTACCAGCAGTGGCAGTAGTTTCCCCAACCCAATTTTCTCGGCATTTGATGGTAATTGGGATTTATCTGGATTTACTACGCCAATAGAAAGTTCAGATGAATCTGATTTTGGTGACGCGCCTGATAGCTATGGAACGTTGCAGGCGAGCAACGGTGCTGAGCATGCGATATCTTCCACACTGTACTTAGGCGCTAGCGTTGATGCCGATACAGATGGCCAACCTGGCGCATCATCCAACGGCGACGATTTGGACGTTGGCGGAAATGACGATGACGGAATTGCATTGTTGACGAACTTTGAAATCGGTCTAGACAGTTTAATTAATGTCAACGTTGTCGGGAGTGGTTACCTGCAAGCTTGGGCTGACTGGGATATGAATGGATCTTTTGAGGATGACGAGCAGATATTAAAAAACCATTCTGTTGTCGACGGAAGCCAAGTTGTCCCTATTCGAGTGGGTGATGATGCTGTCGTTGGGAGCGTGCAAACTCGATTCCGTTTAGCGAGTAGCCCTAACATTCCGAGTGACGGTTATGTTGGTGATGGTGAAGTTGAGGACTACGTGTTTAACGTTACGGATCTTGGCACAACGGTTCAACATTCGAATTACTATACAGCGGCCTTCGAAGATAATTGGCCAGAAGTTGGTGACTTCGACTTAAATGACGTTGTGGTTTACTACCGCACCACCATTTTAAGTAAAGATGACGCAGTGCTGCGAATGGATATTACGGGAACCATAATGGCCTACGGTGCTTCTTATGGTAATGGATTGGGATGGAAGCTTGATGGCTTCGATGAGTCAGATGTCGATCTTCAAACGGCTCGAGTACAAAAGAATGGCGCGACTCGGGTAAATATTTCTCCGTTTACGGGTGAAGACAAAAGCGTTGCATCGCAAGGAGGAGACCTCGTTGTTGTCGCGTCGTTGAACCTAAAAAATGATCTGCCGATTAACGGTGAGTGCATGTTCCACCGCACTAATCCTTCTTGTAGCCCGACGTTAGAAGCTGAGCAAATGACGTTCAGTATTTCTCTGCCGTTTGCTTCTGGAAGCGAGCCAACAGTGAGTTCACTGATGCCATTAAGTGGATTCGACCCATTCATCTTTGGTGCAGGAGCGGGTTATTACCACGGTGACAGTTTCTCTACACCGCCGGGGAAAGACTTAGAGATCCATACAGCGGACTTCCCACCAACGTCGCGTGGCACGTTAGTGAGTGATTTCTATGGTATTGCACAAGATGATTCAGACCCGTCTAGTGACAAATACTACCGAACGACACAAAACATGCCTTGGGGTATCTTAATTTCATCACCTTGGAATCATCCATCAGAATATATTGATGTTAGTGAGGTGTACCCGGAGTTTGCTGAGTGGGCTACATCAGGTGGAGCTTCAAAACCAACGTGGTATCAAAACCCTAACGCCGACAAAACTTGGTCAACGGAAGATTAA
- a CDS encoding NUDIX hydrolase, translating to MRHLKTTIHPDIDHLDNKTVYKRNAARAIVLDGEDILMLYTERYHDYTIPGGGLDDGEDVIAGMVRELEEETGAKNIHNIKPFGIFEEFRPWYKDDADIMHMISYCYSCKIDRALGETAYEDYEVKNGMKPVWMNIQEAIAHNEKTMAESPKKGMSIERETFLLHLIAKEML from the coding sequence ATGAGACACCTAAAAACCACTATTCATCCTGATATCGATCACCTAGACAATAAGACGGTATATAAGCGCAATGCTGCACGTGCAATTGTGTTAGATGGCGAAGATATTTTGATGCTTTATACCGAGCGTTATCACGATTACACCATTCCTGGTGGTGGTTTGGATGACGGTGAAGATGTGATCGCAGGTATGGTCCGTGAGCTTGAAGAAGAGACAGGTGCGAAGAACATTCACAATATTAAACCGTTCGGTATTTTTGAAGAGTTTCGCCCTTGGTATAAAGATGACGCGGATATAATGCACATGATTTCTTACTGCTACTCATGCAAGATTGATCGTGCGCTTGGCGAAACAGCTTACGAAGACTACGAAGTGAAAAACGGGATGAAACCGGTGTGGATGAATATCCAAGAAGCGATCGCACACAACGAAAAAACCATGGCTGAGAGCCCTAAAAAGGGCATGAGCATTGAGCGCGAAACCTTTTTGCTGCATCTAATCGCAAAAGAAATGCTGTAA
- a CDS encoding putative hemolysin, with protein sequence MKKIGLMAVFAVVLGGCANDYAEYSEGQRVSVANPAAVYCVQQNGELETVTENNQRTTYCVFNDGERIEQWEYYRNNHEQKEES encoded by the coding sequence ATGAAGAAAATTGGTTTGATGGCTGTATTTGCCGTTGTGTTGGGCGGTTGTGCAAACGACTATGCAGAATATAGCGAAGGACAACGTGTTTCAGTCGCTAACCCAGCAGCGGTTTATTGTGTTCAACAAAATGGTGAATTAGAAACCGTGACTGAAAACAATCAACGCACTACTTATTGTGTATTTAACGACGGCGAACGTATCGAGCAATGGGAATACTACCGCAACAACCATGAGCAAAAAGAAGAAAGCTAA
- a CDS encoding YdcF family protein, whose amino-acid sequence MSIIHLLIVLGKRLNENKLTNEGISRVDALVEYLSGPLAEESNQQTAVAFCGGVTQGQTVSEADVMHEYFRKLENQREYPFPIGAVLLEQHSTNTVENIQNLASEMIESGLFTRGQSVKVTFVSNDYHLQRIFEIQSLMDEQGLLKVLVEKCSALGVDLQIDRQLEAHVAVPYPHQTEQGQLFLLMDALTTYRVYLEGVSVGAFKRDLDSVRREPERLSLEALLAAKDLVGRSSHFDIVESLLPVLETCIQNTPVGIDIEKVREYLALLDTNLTFLNRYLDPESDHTHRWWR is encoded by the coding sequence ATGAGCATTATTCACCTCCTTATTGTGCTAGGTAAGCGACTTAATGAGAATAAATTGACTAATGAAGGAATCAGTCGAGTTGATGCTTTAGTTGAGTATCTGTCGGGGCCTTTGGCTGAAGAGTCGAACCAGCAAACGGCTGTGGCGTTCTGTGGTGGGGTGACACAAGGCCAAACCGTTTCTGAAGCCGATGTGATGCACGAGTATTTTCGAAAGCTTGAAAATCAACGTGAGTATCCGTTTCCCATAGGGGCGGTTTTACTTGAGCAGCATTCGACAAATACGGTTGAGAACATTCAAAACTTGGCCTCAGAGATGATTGAAAGCGGGCTGTTTACACGAGGGCAGAGTGTGAAGGTGACGTTCGTTTCTAATGACTACCACTTACAACGTATCTTCGAGATTCAATCACTGATGGACGAGCAAGGTTTGCTTAAGGTTTTGGTCGAGAAGTGCTCTGCACTTGGGGTGGATCTACAAATAGATCGTCAGCTAGAGGCTCATGTCGCGGTGCCATACCCTCATCAAACAGAGCAAGGACAATTGTTTCTGTTAATGGATGCCCTGACGACCTACCGAGTCTATCTTGAAGGTGTCTCTGTGGGTGCATTTAAGAGAGATTTGGATTCAGTACGACGAGAGCCAGAAAGGTTGTCTTTGGAAGCCTTGCTAGCGGCAAAGGATTTAGTCGGGCGTTCATCTCATTTTGATATCGTAGAAAGCTTGCTTCCAGTGTTGGAGACCTGCATCCAAAATACCCCAGTCGGAATCGACATAGAAAAAGTTAGGGAGTACCTAGCATTGCTCGATACTAACCTGACTTTCTTAAATCGATATTTAGATCCAGAATCAGATCACACACATCGCTGGTGGAGATAG
- a CDS encoding L-serine ammonia-lyase has protein sequence MLSIFDIYKIGVGPSSSHTNGPMIAGFNFTQKIDAQLTQVKRIQIDLYGSLSLTGIGHHTDRATLLGLLGNRPDTIKITSANQAMRKAIEDKSLLVSGNHEIHFDVESDLLFHKTNLPLHENGMTISAFDASGSLLEMETYYSIGGGFIATADELQNGKQEAETQVEFPFTSADQLLESAEQQGLSLGGLILRNEVSFQGMDVIDQKADQIWKVMSLCMQRGFDTEGILDGGLEVTRRAPALLKKLEANASIENDPMEIMDWINLFAFAVSEENAAGGQVVTSPTNGAAGVIPAVLMYYHRFIKELDTKQLKDFLAVSGAIGILYKTNASISGAEVGCQGEVGVSSSMAAAGLTALRGGSNEQICIAAEIAMEHSLGMTCDPIGGLVQVPCIERNAMGAMKAINASRMALKRTSKCLISLDKVIATMYQTGKDMNKKYRETSLGGLAVIHMAPPCE, from the coding sequence ATGCTGTCTATTTTTGATATCTACAAAATTGGGGTTGGGCCGTCCAGCTCCCACACAAATGGACCAATGATCGCTGGGTTTAACTTTACCCAAAAAATTGATGCTCAACTTACACAAGTAAAGCGTATTCAAATCGACTTATACGGCTCGTTATCATTAACGGGAATTGGTCACCATACCGACAGAGCGACTTTATTAGGTTTACTCGGTAACCGCCCCGACACCATTAAAATTACCAGTGCTAACCAAGCAATGCGTAAAGCAATTGAAGATAAGTCTCTACTGGTTAGCGGTAACCATGAAATTCACTTCGACGTAGAAAGCGACTTACTGTTCCATAAAACCAACCTTCCGCTGCATGAAAATGGCATGACCATCTCTGCCTTTGACGCAAGCGGTAGTCTTTTAGAGATGGAAACATATTACTCAATTGGTGGTGGCTTTATCGCAACCGCTGATGAGCTACAAAATGGCAAGCAAGAAGCAGAAACGCAAGTTGAGTTCCCTTTTACTTCTGCTGACCAGCTACTTGAATCGGCCGAGCAACAAGGACTTAGCCTTGGAGGCTTAATCCTGCGTAATGAAGTGTCTTTCCAAGGTATGGATGTGATTGACCAGAAAGCCGACCAAATCTGGAAGGTGATGTCTCTGTGCATGCAGCGAGGCTTCGACACCGAAGGCATCCTTGATGGCGGTCTAGAAGTGACGCGTCGAGCCCCTGCTCTTTTGAAAAAGCTTGAGGCCAATGCTTCGATTGAAAACGATCCAATGGAGATCATGGATTGGATTAACCTATTTGCCTTTGCTGTGAGTGAAGAAAACGCTGCGGGTGGACAAGTCGTAACTTCGCCAACTAACGGTGCGGCTGGCGTTATCCCTGCGGTACTAATGTACTACCACCGCTTCATCAAAGAGCTAGACACCAAGCAGTTGAAAGACTTTTTAGCAGTCTCTGGCGCTATTGGCATCTTGTACAAAACCAACGCTTCGATTTCTGGTGCAGAAGTGGGTTGTCAGGGCGAAGTTGGCGTATCTTCATCAATGGCAGCAGCAGGCTTAACCGCCCTACGCGGTGGTAGCAACGAGCAAATCTGTATTGCAGCTGAAATCGCTATGGAACACTCACTAGGCATGACATGTGATCCAATCGGTGGTCTTGTTCAGGTGCCATGTATCGAGCGCAATGCAATGGGCGCAATGAAAGCCATCAACGCATCACGTATGGCGCTGAAACGCACCAGCAAGTGTCTTATCTCTTTAGACAAGGTTATCGCAACCATGTACCAAACAGGTAAAGACATGAACAAAAAGTACCGTGAAACGTCCTTAGGTGGCTTGGCCGTGATCCACATGGCTCCTCCTTGTGAATAA
- a CDS encoding peptide MFS transporter, giving the protein MWNRLNKSMMFCQMMFGLSFYGVMVILTRFFLEDLNYNEADTMMVVGAFSAIGPLFAIAGGFIADKFLGAYRSLTIAFLGFASGYGLLVLGAAATNVPMALCGIALASYARGLMSPSYPSLYKRTFKTQEDFENCYPINYSVNNIGALLGQYLFPMLVLVVGFHGGFLLSGILAGAALLMMLFVRKGLVEASADIDQQPVSTKNWAAFLGLSAAMIGLVFFMFSNMDIGQNIVYAIGGAAIVYFVSLMMKSKKSDMLKMGTILIITFLTTCFFVYYGQMMTSMTMVAINTMRGDLLGFIPVAPEASMAMNPLWCMVAGPIITGIFSKLEKKNIHFSTATKVGFSFILTAIAFGILTMAVTTVGEDILIRPEVFLAIHFFLAFGEVIVGSMVVAFILSVAPKHIENFSVSLFSVAIAMSGIVGAVFSTSIALEKGQEITQEIVQTVYGDYFQLLTILAVVMVGIAMAASFMIRKMLDAAKAADETIELEQANS; this is encoded by the coding sequence ATGTGGAATAGATTAAACAAATCAATGATGTTCTGCCAGATGATGTTCGGACTTTCGTTCTATGGCGTCATGGTGATCTTGACTCGTTTCTTCCTTGAAGATCTGAACTACAACGAAGCCGACACCATGATGGTTGTTGGTGCTTTCTCTGCAATCGGACCGCTATTCGCTATCGCAGGCGGTTTCATCGCCGACAAATTTTTAGGCGCGTACCGATCGTTGACCATTGCCTTTTTAGGATTCGCAAGTGGTTACGGTCTACTGGTACTAGGTGCCGCAGCGACTAACGTACCAATGGCATTATGTGGTATTGCTTTAGCAAGTTATGCACGTGGTTTGATGTCCCCTTCTTACCCAAGTCTTTACAAACGCACGTTCAAAACTCAAGAAGATTTCGAAAACTGCTACCCTATCAACTACTCAGTAAACAATATTGGTGCGCTTTTAGGCCAATACTTGTTCCCAATGCTAGTGCTAGTTGTCGGTTTCCACGGCGGCTTCCTTCTTTCAGGTATTCTTGCTGGTGCCGCACTTCTGATGATGCTCTTTGTTCGCAAAGGCCTTGTTGAAGCAAGCGCTGACATCGATCAACAACCAGTAAGCACTAAAAACTGGGCTGCGTTCCTTGGTCTTTCTGCTGCGATGATTGGCTTGGTATTCTTCATGTTTTCTAACATGGATATCGGCCAGAACATCGTTTACGCAATTGGTGGTGCAGCGATCGTCTACTTTGTCTCTTTGATGATGAAATCGAAGAAGTCAGACATGCTGAAAATGGGTACTATCTTAATCATCACATTCCTGACAACATGTTTCTTCGTGTACTACGGCCAAATGATGACGTCGATGACAATGGTAGCGATCAACACAATGCGTGGCGATCTACTCGGTTTCATCCCTGTAGCCCCGGAAGCTTCAATGGCAATGAACCCACTTTGGTGTATGGTTGCAGGCCCTATTATTACGGGTATCTTCTCTAAGCTAGAAAAGAAAAACATTCACTTCTCTACTGCAACCAAAGTAGGTTTCTCTTTCATTCTGACGGCGATCGCTTTCGGTATCTTAACGATGGCAGTAACGACCGTGGGTGAAGATATTCTGATTCGCCCTGAAGTGTTCTTAGCAATCCACTTCTTCCTAGCATTTGGTGAAGTTATTGTTGGTTCTATGGTTGTAGCCTTCATTCTGTCTGTTGCACCTAAGCACATCGAGAACTTCTCAGTAAGCTTATTCTCTGTAGCAATCGCAATGTCAGGTATTGTTGGTGCCGTATTCTCAACGTCTATTGCACTTGAGAAAGGCCAAGAGATCACACAAGAGATCGTTCAAACGGTTTACGGTGATTACTTCCAACTATTAACTATCCTCGCGGTTGTAATGGTGGGTATCGCAATGGCAGCATCGTTCATGATTCGTAAGATGCTAGACGCAGCGAAAGCCGCAGATGAGACGATTGAACTAGAGCAAGCGAACAGCTAA